One genomic region from Paroceanicella profunda encodes:
- the trpE gene encoding anthranilate synthase component I, which translates to MELFPDYASFEPRHAAGENQVLWTVLPADLDTPVSLMLKIAAGRKDTFILESVTGGEIRGRYSIIGMKPDLVWRCSGAQAEVNRQARYDADAFVADERAPLASLRAVMEESRIDLPAGLPPMAAGIFGYLGYDMVRHVEHLPDVNPDPLGLPDAIMLRPTIIAIVDGVKDEVTIVAPVWAADGLSPRAAYARAAERLQDVVADLDRSPAAERRDWSAETYALTPVSNTSEAEYHEMVAKAKEYIRAGDIFQVVPSQRWTVPFPLPPFALYRALRRTNPSPYMFYFNFGGFQVVGASPEILVRVRDGEVTIRPIAGTRPRGATPEADATLEAELLADPKERAEHLMLLDLGRNDVGRVAEIGTVNPDEQFIIERYSHVMHIVSNVRGRLRGDTDALAALLSGLPAGTVSGAPKVRAMQIIDELEKEKRGVYGGGVGYFSAAGEMDICIALRTGVVKDGALYVQSGGGVVHDSDPAAEYQETVNKARALMRAAEEAVRFTGRGNG; encoded by the coding sequence ATGGAACTGTTCCCCGACTACGCCAGTTTCGAGCCCCGCCACGCCGCCGGCGAGAACCAGGTGCTCTGGACCGTGCTTCCGGCGGACCTGGACACCCCGGTCTCGCTGATGCTGAAGATCGCCGCCGGGCGGAAGGACACGTTCATCCTCGAATCCGTCACCGGGGGCGAGATCCGCGGCCGCTACTCCATCATCGGCATGAAGCCCGACCTGGTGTGGCGCTGCTCCGGGGCGCAGGCCGAGGTGAACCGCCAGGCGCGCTATGACGCCGACGCCTTCGTCGCCGATGAGCGCGCGCCCCTCGCCTCGCTGCGCGCGGTGATGGAGGAGAGCCGGATCGACCTGCCCGCCGGCCTGCCGCCGATGGCCGCCGGCATCTTCGGCTATCTCGGCTACGACATGGTGCGCCATGTCGAGCACCTGCCGGACGTGAACCCGGACCCGCTGGGCCTGCCGGACGCGATCATGCTGCGCCCCACGATCATCGCCATCGTGGACGGGGTGAAGGACGAGGTGACCATCGTCGCCCCGGTCTGGGCCGCGGACGGGCTCTCGCCCCGCGCCGCCTACGCCCGCGCCGCCGAGCGACTGCAGGACGTGGTCGCCGACCTCGACCGCTCGCCCGCCGCCGAGCGCCGGGACTGGTCGGCCGAGACCTACGCGCTCACCCCCGTCTCCAACACCTCGGAGGCCGAGTACCACGAGATGGTGGCGAAGGCGAAGGAGTACATCCGCGCCGGCGACATCTTCCAGGTGGTGCCGAGCCAGCGCTGGACGGTGCCCTTCCCGCTACCGCCCTTCGCGCTCTACCGCGCGCTGCGGCGCACCAACCCCTCGCCCTACATGTTCTACTTCAACTTCGGCGGCTTCCAGGTGGTGGGCGCCAGCCCGGAGATCCTGGTGCGGGTGCGCGACGGCGAGGTGACCATCCGGCCCATCGCCGGAACCCGGCCCCGCGGCGCCACGCCCGAGGCGGATGCAACGCTCGAGGCCGAGCTGCTCGCCGACCCGAAGGAGCGCGCCGAGCACCTGATGCTGCTCGACCTCGGCCGCAACGACGTGGGCCGTGTGGCCGAGATCGGCACGGTGAACCCGGACGAGCAGTTCATCATCGAGCGCTACAGCCATGTGATGCACATCGTCTCCAACGTGCGCGGCCGGCTGCGGGGCGACACAGACGCGCTCGCCGCCCTGCTCTCCGGCCTGCCCGCCGGCACGGTCTCCGGCGCGCCCAAGGTGCGCGCGATGCAGATCATCGACGAGCTGGAGAAGGAGAAGCGCGGCGTCTACGGCGGCGGCGTGGGCTATTTCTCCGCGGCCGGCGAGATGGACATCTGCATCGCCCTGCGCACCGGCGTGGTGAAGGACGGGGCGCTCTACGTGCAGTCCGGCGGCGGCGTGGTTCATGACAGCGACCCCGCGGCGGAATATCAGGAAACGGTGAACAAGGCCCGCGCCCTGATGCGCGCCGCCGAGGAAGCCGTGCGCTTCACCGGGCGCGGGAACGGCTGA
- a CDS encoding class I SAM-dependent methyltransferase gives MDPVSEQYETFPYPERNPKDETRRLVTGSPSAPREIDHFLFGGARDWRQPFRVLAAGGGTGDGTIQIAQLLADAGCPAEITWLDPSRAARDIAEQRAALRGLDIRFVTGPLEEAPALGQFDYIDCCGVLHHLDRPQEGFDALARALAPEGGMGLMVYAPYGRTGVYALQSAFGRLLGGDAPSAKPALARRVLEALPEANWFRHNRFVSDHRVSDAGLYDLLLHARDVPFSVSDLGAALETAGLGLVSMLEPARYDPLRYLPDDPALASRVAALAPLERMALAEELAGDIRLHVAYVTHAARAGSVLAKVTPAAVPRLVGLPARALAETVARRGAITIDYAGVKHVVRLPGAAARLIALVDGRPLSEIARAAGLDWFAFAQAWAPVHAGLTGFNKLNYSRTFG, from the coding sequence ATGGACCCGGTATCCGAACAGTACGAGACCTTTCCCTATCCGGAACGGAACCCGAAGGACGAGACGCGGCGGCTGGTGACCGGCTCACCCTCCGCCCCGCGCGAGATCGACCATTTCCTGTTCGGCGGCGCGCGTGACTGGCGCCAGCCGTTCCGCGTGCTCGCCGCAGGCGGCGGAACGGGCGACGGCACCATCCAGATCGCGCAGCTTCTGGCCGATGCCGGCTGCCCGGCCGAGATCACCTGGCTGGACCCCTCGCGCGCCGCGCGCGATATCGCGGAACAGCGCGCCGCCCTGCGCGGGCTGGACATCCGCTTCGTCACCGGCCCGCTGGAGGAGGCCCCGGCGCTGGGGCAGTTCGACTACATCGACTGCTGCGGCGTGCTCCACCACCTCGACCGGCCGCAGGAGGGGTTCGACGCCCTGGCCCGCGCCCTCGCCCCGGAGGGCGGCATGGGGCTGATGGTCTACGCGCCATACGGCCGCACCGGGGTCTATGCGCTGCAGAGCGCCTTCGGGCGGCTGCTCGGCGGGGATGCCCCCTCGGCGAAACCGGCGCTCGCGCGCCGAGTGCTGGAGGCGCTGCCGGAGGCGAACTGGTTCCGCCACAACCGCTTCGTCTCCGACCACCGCGTCTCCGACGCCGGGCTCTACGACCTGCTCCTGCATGCGCGCGACGTGCCCTTCTCCGTGTCCGATCTCGGCGCGGCGCTGGAGACTGCGGGGCTGGGGCTGGTCTCCATGCTGGAGCCGGCCCGTTACGACCCGCTGCGCTACCTGCCGGACGACCCCGCGCTGGCCTCCCGCGTGGCCGCGCTGGCGCCGCTGGAGCGCATGGCGCTGGCCGAGGAACTGGCCGGCGACATCCGCCTGCACGTGGCCTACGTGACCCATGCCGCGCGCGCCGGCAGCGTGCTGGCGAAGGTCACCCCCGCTGCCGTGCCACGGCTGGTGGGGCTGCCGGCCCGCGCGCTGGCGGAGACGGTGGCGCGGCGCGGCGCCATCACCATCGACTATGCCGGGGTGAAGCACGTTGTGCGGCTGCCCGGCGCGGCGGCCCGGCTGATCGCCCTGGTGGACGGACGGCCGCTGAGCGAGATCGCACGCGCCGCGGGGCTGGACTGGTTTGCCTTCGCACAGGCCTGGGCGCCGGTGCATGCCGGGCTCACCGGCTTCAACAAGCTCAACTATTCGCGGACCTTCGGATGA
- a CDS encoding endonuclease/exonuclease/phosphatase family protein, with product MSGEPGHGAARGGARRGRGGAAWLLGALALGDLGALGLGFLGAYHPAFDSLSVFRMQGGVAGLLLLAGAMMLRARWPGILGALAFLVSLAGVLPYALNDAGADAGASGSGRLKLLSFNLNLANRDPAAVERWIAAESPDVIALQEVSSENDRVLANLRGRYPTQMVCRFTGYISTAVLTRLPMQEGSLGCAEQEGLAWARVEGPDGPVTIASLHLRWPWPYTQSAQLDALEPLLEGLQRPVLISGDFNALPWSEAVARVARASGTRRVGGLGFTLFKPKFLLPLPIDHVLAHPDLAVGGVSVGPDLGSDHRPVRALFR from the coding sequence ATGAGCGGAGAGCCGGGGCACGGCGCTGCGCGGGGCGGGGCCCGGCGCGGGCGCGGCGGCGCGGCCTGGCTGCTGGGCGCGCTGGCGCTGGGAGACCTGGGCGCGCTGGGGCTGGGCTTCCTGGGCGCGTACCACCCGGCGTTCGACTCGCTCTCGGTGTTCCGGATGCAAGGCGGCGTGGCGGGGCTGCTGCTGCTGGCCGGCGCGATGATGCTGCGCGCGCGCTGGCCGGGGATCCTGGGCGCGCTGGCCTTCCTCGTGTCCCTGGCCGGCGTGCTGCCCTATGCGCTGAACGACGCCGGCGCCGACGCGGGCGCCTCCGGCTCCGGCCGGCTGAAGCTGCTGAGCTTCAACCTCAACCTCGCGAACCGCGACCCGGCCGCGGTGGAGCGCTGGATCGCCGCCGAGAGCCCGGACGTGATCGCGCTTCAGGAAGTTTCCTCCGAGAACGACCGGGTGCTGGCCAACCTGCGCGGCCGCTATCCCACCCAGATGGTCTGCCGCTTCACCGGCTACATCAGCACCGCCGTGCTCACCCGCCTGCCGATGCAGGAGGGCAGCCTGGGCTGCGCCGAGCAGGAGGGCCTGGCCTGGGCGCGGGTGGAGGGGCCGGACGGGCCCGTCACCATCGCCTCCCTCCACCTGCGCTGGCCCTGGCCCTATACGCAATCCGCGCAGCTCGACGCGCTGGAGCCGCTGCTGGAGGGGCTGCAACGCCCGGTGCTGATCTCGGGGGATTTCAACGCGCTGCCCTGGTCGGAAGCGGTGGCCCGGGTGGCCCGGGCCAGCGGCACGCGGCGGGTCGGCGGGCTGGGGTTCACGCTTTTCAAGCCGAAGTTCCTTCTGCCCTTGCCGATCGACCATGTGCTGGCGCATCCTGATCTCGCGGTCGGGGGTGTTTCGGTCGGTCCGGATCTGGGGTCCGACCACCGTCCGGTGCGCGCCCTGTTCCGCTGA
- a CDS encoding aminotransferase, protein MPTAPFSRTIDATFPPPVMEARRWIAGRSFPAERPLLNLSQAAPVERPPLALREEIARAALEDPQAHLYGPVLGLPELRAEIATQWSAAYGGAIAARDVCITSGCNEAFCAAISTIAAPGDAVMLPTPWYFNHKMWLDTAGIEAVPLPCGPDMVPDPETARALLSPAVKAIVLVTPNNPTGAEYPAGVLAAFLRLAQDAGITLVVDETYRDFHSAAGAPHGLFADPRWRENLVHLYSFSKVFRLTGHRVGAMVASPERLAQVEKFLDSMTICPAQLGQMAALHGLRTLKDWVAGERREVLARRAAVEEGFAALPGWKLLGCGAYFAYAEHPFPESSLALAEALVEEQSLLLLPGTMFTPEGAGGARQFRIAFANADVAGLGEMIRRLGAFTAARATASAAGH, encoded by the coding sequence ATGCCCACCGCCCCGTTCTCGCGCACCATCGACGCCACCTTTCCGCCCCCGGTGATGGAGGCGCGGCGCTGGATCGCGGGGCGCAGCTTTCCCGCGGAGCGGCCGCTGCTGAACCTCTCCCAGGCCGCCCCGGTGGAGCGCCCGCCGCTGGCCCTGCGCGAGGAGATCGCCCGCGCCGCGCTGGAGGACCCGCAGGCGCATCTCTACGGCCCGGTGCTGGGCCTGCCGGAGCTGCGCGCGGAGATCGCCACGCAATGGTCCGCCGCCTATGGCGGGGCGATCGCGGCCCGCGACGTGTGCATCACCTCCGGCTGCAACGAGGCCTTCTGCGCCGCCATCTCCACCATCGCGGCGCCCGGCGACGCGGTGATGCTGCCCACGCCCTGGTATTTCAATCACAAGATGTGGCTCGACACCGCCGGCATCGAGGCCGTGCCCCTGCCCTGCGGCCCGGACATGGTGCCGGACCCGGAGACGGCGCGGGCGCTGCTGTCCCCCGCGGTGAAGGCGATCGTGCTGGTCACCCCGAACAACCCCACGGGGGCGGAATATCCCGCGGGCGTGCTCGCGGCCTTCCTCAGGCTGGCGCAGGATGCGGGCATCACCCTGGTGGTGGACGAGACCTACCGCGACTTCCACTCCGCCGCCGGCGCGCCGCACGGGCTGTTCGCCGATCCGCGCTGGCGCGAGAACCTCGTGCACCTCTACTCCTTCTCCAAGGTGTTCCGCCTCACCGGGCACCGGGTGGGGGCGATGGTGGCAAGCCCGGAGCGGCTGGCGCAGGTGGAGAAATTCCTCGACTCGATGACGATCTGCCCCGCGCAGCTCGGCCAGATGGCCGCCCTGCACGGGCTGCGCACGCTGAAGGACTGGGTGGCGGGCGAGCGCCGGGAGGTGCTGGCGCGCCGTGCCGCGGTGGAGGAGGGCTTCGCCGCCCTGCCCGGCTGGAAGCTGCTGGGCTGCGGCGCCTATTTCGCCTATGCCGAGCACCCGTTCCCCGAAAGCTCCCTCGCCCTGGCCGAGGCGCTGGTGGAGGAGCAGTCGCTGCTGCTGCTGCCCGGCACGATGTTCACGCCCGAGGGCGCGGGCGGCGCGCGGCAGTTCCGCATCGCCTTCGCCAATGCCGATGTCGCCGGGCTGGGCGAGATGATCCGCCGGCTGGGCGCCTTCACCGCGGCGCGCGCCACGGCCTCCGCCGCCGGGCACTGA
- a CDS encoding ABC-F family ATP-binding cassette domain-containing protein has translation MNRPPLLTLADISLTFGGNPLFEGVQLAVQPGDRVALVGRNGSGKSTLLKIMAGLTEADRGTRFVQPGAMVDYMAQDPDLSGWATLGDYAASGVPEMERYRADIVMEGLKLDPATRPEAASGGERRRAALARIVAAEPELMLLDEPTNHLDIEAIGWLEEHLAQTRAAFVLISHDRAFLRRLTRATLWVDRGEVRRQERGFEGFEEWRDKTFEEEEQSRHKLDRLIKAEGRWAVEGISARRKRNMGRVRRLQGLREERRGQIARTGVARMEIDSGPKSGKLVVEAIEVAKSFGARSIIRDFSIRVMRGERVALVGPNGVGKTTLLNILTGQVAPDSGTIRIGTNLAPALFDQNRAQLAPEKSLWASLTEDPDLGVSGRSDQVMVRGTPRHVVGYLKEFLFDERQARGPVSALSGGEKARLLLARIMARASNLLILDEPTNDLDVETLDLLQEILDDYDGTVLLVSHDRDFLDLVATTTIAMEGDGRATVYAGGWSDYRSQRAEGLGEAPAAAPAPKPRAQAAAPEPATAPKPQDRLSYKQSLRLEALPAEMERVTAEIARLEQFLADPELFSTAPAKFQKASDGLVERQERLAAMEEEWLELEALREELEG, from the coding sequence ATGAACAGGCCACCACTCCTCACCCTCGCCGACATCTCGCTCACCTTCGGGGGCAACCCGCTCTTCGAGGGGGTGCAGCTTGCCGTCCAGCCCGGCGACCGCGTCGCCCTCGTGGGCCGCAACGGCTCGGGAAAATCCACCCTCCTCAAGATCATGGCCGGCCTGACGGAGGCCGACCGCGGCACCCGCTTCGTCCAGCCCGGGGCGATGGTGGACTACATGGCCCAGGACCCGGACCTCTCCGGCTGGGCCACGCTGGGCGACTATGCCGCCTCCGGCGTGCCCGAGATGGAACGCTACCGTGCCGATATCGTGATGGAGGGGCTGAAGCTTGACCCCGCCACCCGCCCCGAGGCCGCCTCGGGCGGCGAGCGGCGGCGGGCCGCGCTGGCGCGCATCGTGGCCGCCGAGCCGGAGCTGATGCTGCTCGACGAGCCGACCAACCATCTCGACATCGAGGCCATCGGCTGGCTGGAGGAGCACCTCGCCCAGACCCGCGCCGCCTTCGTGCTCATCTCCCATGACCGCGCCTTCCTGCGCCGCCTCACCCGCGCCACGCTCTGGGTGGACCGCGGCGAGGTGCGCCGGCAGGAGCGCGGTTTCGAGGGGTTCGAGGAATGGCGCGACAAGACCTTCGAGGAGGAGGAGCAGAGCCGCCACAAGCTCGACCGCCTCATCAAGGCCGAGGGCCGCTGGGCGGTGGAGGGCATCTCCGCCCGCCGCAAGCGCAACATGGGCCGGGTGCGCCGCCTGCAGGGCCTGCGCGAGGAACGCCGCGGCCAGATCGCACGCACCGGCGTGGCGCGCATGGAGATCGACAGCGGGCCGAAATCCGGCAAGCTGGTGGTCGAGGCGATCGAAGTGGCCAAGAGCTTCGGCGCGCGCAGCATCATCCGCGATTTCTCCATCCGGGTGATGCGCGGCGAGCGCGTGGCGCTGGTGGGGCCGAACGGTGTGGGCAAGACCACGCTGCTCAACATCCTCACCGGCCAGGTGGCGCCGGACAGCGGCACCATCCGCATCGGCACCAACCTGGCGCCTGCGCTGTTCGACCAGAACCGCGCCCAGCTCGCGCCCGAGAAGAGCCTCTGGGCCAGCCTCACGGAGGACCCCGACCTCGGCGTCTCCGGCCGCTCCGACCAGGTGATGGTGCGCGGCACGCCGCGCCACGTGGTGGGCTACCTCAAGGAATTCCTGTTCGATGAGCGCCAGGCCCGCGGCCCGGTCTCGGCCCTCTCGGGCGGCGAGAAGGCCCGGCTGCTGCTGGCGCGCATCATGGCGCGGGCCTCCAACCTGCTCATCCTCGACGAGCCGACCAACGATCTCGACGTGGAGACGCTGGACCTGCTGCAGGAGATCCTCGACGATTACGACGGCACCGTGCTGCTGGTGAGCCATGACCGCGACTTCCTCGACCTCGTGGCCACCACCACCATCGCGATGGAGGGCGACGGGCGCGCCACGGTCTATGCCGGCGGCTGGTCCGACTACCGCTCCCAGCGCGCCGAGGGGCTGGGCGAGGCACCTGCCGCGGCACCGGCCCCGAAGCCCAGGGCCCAGGCCGCCGCGCCGGAGCCCGCAACCGCGCCGAAGCCGCAGGACCGGCTGAGCTACAAGCAGTCGCTGCGCCTCGAGGCCCTGCCGGCGGAGATGGAGCGGGTGACGGCCGAGATCGCCCGGCTGGAGCAGTTCCTCGCCGACCCCGAGCTGTTCTCCACGGCACCGGCCAAGTTCCAGAAGGCCTCGGACGGGCTGGTGGAGCGGCAGGAGCGGCTGGCGGCCATGGAAGAGGAATGGCTGGAGCTGGAGGCGTTGCGCGAGGAACTGGAGGGCTGA
- the parE gene encoding DNA topoisomerase IV subunit B, protein MAGTTEPADLFQDDAAQTAYDASSIEVLEGLEPVRKRPGMYIGGTDERALHHLVAEVLDNSMDEAVAGHANRIEVELTADGCCTVRDNGRGIPVDPHPKFPNKSALEVILCTLHAGGKFSGKSYATSGGLHGVGASVVNALSDSMIVEVARNRELYRQSFSRGVPLGPVEKVGAAPNRRGTTVTFHPDALIFGESARLKPSRLIGMVRSKAYLFSGVEIRWKCAPSLIGEKDDTPTEAVFHFPGGLADYLAERLEKASTYSDKPFAGRVQFAEKFGKDTAGYVEWAINWTPSIDAFVNSYCNTIPTPQGGTHEFGFWSAVLKGIRAYGELTGNRKAANITRDDVMGGGCAMISAFIREPEFVGQTKDRLATTDAQRLVELAVRDHFDNWLAGDPKSAGAILDYMVLKAEERLARRAEKETARKSATKKLRLPGKLVDCSTSTRDGTELFLVEGDSAGGSAKMARDRRNQALLPLRGKILNVLGAASSKLTQNQELNDLCQALGVAPGSKFRLDDLRYDKIIIMTDADVDGAHIASLLMTFFFTQMRPLIDHGHLYLACPPLFRITQGGKSVYARDEEEKDRLLAEGIGGRGKIEISRFKGLGEMDAKDLKETTMNPARRQLIQVTIDEDEPGETGDLVERLMGKKPEMRFQYISENARFAEVVDV, encoded by the coding sequence ATGGCAGGTACCACCGAGCCCGCGGACCTTTTCCAGGACGATGCGGCACAGACCGCCTATGACGCTTCGTCCATCGAGGTCCTGGAGGGTCTCGAACCGGTCCGCAAGCGCCCCGGCATGTATATCGGCGGCACCGATGAGCGCGCGCTGCACCATCTCGTCGCCGAGGTGCTGGACAACTCGATGGACGAGGCCGTGGCCGGCCACGCGAACCGCATCGAGGTGGAGCTCACCGCCGACGGCTGCTGCACCGTGCGTGACAACGGCCGCGGCATTCCCGTGGACCCGCATCCGAAATTCCCGAACAAGTCGGCGCTGGAAGTCATCCTGTGCACCCTGCACGCCGGCGGCAAGTTCTCCGGCAAGAGCTACGCCACCTCCGGCGGGCTGCACGGCGTGGGGGCCTCGGTGGTGAACGCGCTCTCCGACAGCATGATCGTGGAAGTGGCGCGCAACCGCGAGCTCTACCGCCAGAGCTTCTCGCGCGGCGTGCCGCTGGGCCCGGTGGAAAAGGTGGGCGCCGCGCCGAACCGCCGCGGCACCACGGTCACCTTCCACCCCGATGCGCTGATCTTCGGGGAAAGCGCCCGGCTGAAGCCCTCCCGGCTGATCGGCATGGTGCGCTCGAAGGCGTATCTGTTCTCCGGCGTGGAGATCCGCTGGAAATGCGCCCCCTCGCTGATCGGCGAGAAGGACGACACCCCGACGGAAGCCGTCTTCCACTTCCCCGGCGGCCTGGCGGATTATCTCGCCGAGCGGCTGGAGAAGGCCTCCACCTACAGCGACAAGCCCTTCGCCGGGCGGGTTCAGTTCGCGGAGAAGTTCGGCAAGGACACCGCGGGCTACGTGGAATGGGCGATCAACTGGACCCCCTCCATCGACGCCTTCGTGAACTCCTACTGCAACACCATCCCCACGCCGCAGGGCGGCACGCACGAGTTCGGCTTCTGGTCGGCGGTGCTCAAGGGCATCCGCGCCTATGGCGAGCTCACCGGCAACCGCAAGGCGGCCAACATCACCCGCGATGACGTGATGGGCGGCGGCTGCGCGATGATCTCGGCCTTCATCCGCGAGCCGGAATTCGTCGGCCAGACCAAGGACCGGCTGGCGACCACGGACGCGCAGCGCCTCGTGGAACTGGCCGTGCGCGACCATTTCGACAACTGGCTGGCGGGCGATCCGAAATCCGCCGGGGCCATCCTCGACTACATGGTGCTGAAGGCCGAGGAGCGCCTCGCCCGCCGCGCCGAGAAGGAGACGGCGCGCAAGTCCGCCACCAAGAAGCTGCGCCTGCCGGGCAAGCTGGTGGACTGCTCCACCTCCACGCGCGACGGCACGGAGCTCTTCCTGGTGGAGGGCGATTCGGCCGGCGGCTCGGCCAAGATGGCCCGTGACCGGCGCAACCAGGCCCTGCTGCCCCTGCGCGGCAAGATCCTCAACGTGCTGGGCGCCGCCTCCTCCAAGCTCACCCAGAACCAGGAACTCAACGACCTGTGCCAGGCCCTCGGCGTGGCCCCCGGCTCGAAGTTCCGCCTCGACGATTTGCGCTACGACAAGATCATCATCATGACAGATGCGGACGTGGACGGCGCGCATATCGCCTCGCTGCTGATGACCTTCTTCTTCACCCAGATGCGGCCGCTGATCGACCACGGCCACCTCTACCTCGCCTGCCCGCCGCTGTTTCGCATCACGCAAGGCGGCAAGTCGGTCTATGCGCGCGACGAGGAGGAGAAGGACCGGCTGCTGGCCGAGGGTATCGGCGGGCGCGGCAAGATCGAGATCTCGCGCTTCAAGGGTCTGGGCGAGATGGACGCGAAGGACCTGAAGGAAACCACGATGAACCCGGCGCGGCGCCAGCTCATCCAGGTGACCATCGACGAGGACGAGCCGGGCGAAACCGGCGATCTCGTGGAGCGGCTGATGGGCAAGAAGCCCGAGATGCGCTTCCAGTACATCTCGGAGAATGCCCGCTTCGCGGAAGTGGTGGACGTCTGA
- a CDS encoding peptidylprolyl isomerase, with amino-acid sequence MLGSMRFKGTNIVVWIILVLLIFGLAGFGISDMLRGGISNDIGHIGDQTITRTQYANAMNAQLQRLSQRAGRQITPTEARQYGIDRQVLAELARRAALDSEAEKLGIAADMATVQKRIAMIPEFQGPDGKFNAQQARLVLQQSNMKEDDLREDVASEVVQNILAASVASGISAPPGLLQTLFAWTYEKRGFTWVKLPANRFGDAPEAPDDATLQAWHDDHKADYTLPETRAVTYALLDPKALTASVDVPEDALRAEYDRRAAQYDIPERRSLSRLAFATTEDAAAARAKIDAGETTLTALAQDRGLTASDIDLGERSADQLDARARDAVFAPDAPGVVGPVDTDLGPALFEIDAILAPQHTSFEEARAEIHDALAARDAASQATELATRVEDLVAGGATVEEIAQETPFELGTVEVPADGSGTGLAADATFRDTALKAAEKAESDLVETDDKRYFVLRVDSVTPETVQPLDAVRDRVLADWTAEQKRRSAHAAAQALADRITGGEAFSRAAMSMGITPADAEPVTRNQSVAPLPASAITAVFDLAPNAVAVADDDTGSYVLQLRNVVSFDPSTPDAQAMLARAKTQLGQSMTEDVMQAYVAALENAEDGLQVDMNAVDTVLSQMR; translated from the coding sequence ATGCTGGGTTCCATGCGCTTCAAGGGGACGAACATCGTCGTCTGGATCATCCTCGTGCTGCTGATCTTCGGCCTCGCCGGGTTCGGCATCTCGGACATGCTCCGCGGCGGCATCTCCAACGACATCGGCCATATCGGCGACCAGACCATCACCCGCACCCAGTACGCGAACGCGATGAACGCCCAGCTCCAGCGCCTGTCGCAGCGCGCCGGGCGCCAGATCACGCCCACCGAAGCGCGCCAGTACGGCATCGACCGCCAGGTGCTGGCCGAGCTCGCCCGCCGCGCGGCGCTCGATTCCGAGGCCGAGAAACTGGGCATCGCCGCCGACATGGCCACCGTGCAGAAGCGCATCGCCATGATCCCCGAGTTCCAGGGGCCGGACGGCAAGTTCAACGCCCAGCAGGCGCGCCTCGTGCTCCAGCAGTCCAACATGAAGGAGGACGACCTGCGCGAGGACGTAGCCTCCGAAGTGGTGCAGAACATCCTCGCCGCCTCCGTGGCCTCCGGCATCAGCGCCCCTCCGGGCCTGCTGCAGACCCTCTTCGCCTGGACCTACGAGAAGCGTGGCTTCACCTGGGTGAAGCTGCCGGCGAACCGCTTCGGCGATGCGCCCGAGGCCCCGGACGATGCCACGCTGCAGGCCTGGCATGACGATCACAAGGCCGATTACACCCTGCCCGAGACCCGCGCGGTGACCTATGCGCTGCTGGACCCGAAGGCGCTCACCGCCAGCGTGGACGTGCCCGAGGACGCCCTGCGCGCCGAGTATGACCGCCGCGCCGCCCAGTACGACATTCCCGAGCGCCGCAGCCTCAGCCGCCTCGCCTTCGCCACCACCGAGGACGCCGCCGCGGCCAGGGCGAAGATCGATGCCGGGGAGACCACGCTGACCGCGCTGGCGCAGGACCGCGGCCTGACGGCCTCCGACATCGACCTCGGCGAGCGCTCCGCCGACCAGCTCGACGCCCGGGCCCGCGACGCGGTCTTCGCCCCGGACGCGCCCGGCGTGGTCGGCCCGGTGGACACGGACCTCGGCCCCGCCCTGTTCGAGATCGACGCCATCCTCGCCCCGCAGCACACCAGCTTCGAGGAGGCCCGCGCCGAGATCCACGACGCGCTCGCCGCGCGCGACGCCGCCTCACAAGCCACCGAACTGGCCACCAGGGTGGAGGATCTCGTCGCCGGGGGTGCCACGGTGGAGGAGATCGCGCAGGAAACCCCGTTCGAGCTGGGCACCGTCGAGGTTCCGGCCGACGGTTCCGGCACCGGCCTCGCCGCCGATGCGACCTTCCGCGACACCGCGCTCAAGGCCGCGGAGAAGGCGGAATCCGACCTCGTGGAGACCGATGACAAGCGCTACTTCGTGCTCCGCGTGGACAGCGTGACGCCCGAGACCGTCCAGCCGCTCGACGCGGTCCGCGACCGGGTTCTGGCGGACTGGACCGCCGAGCAGAAGCGCCGGTCCGCCCATGCCGCGGCGCAGGCGCTGGCGGACCGGATCACCGGCGGCGAGGCCTTCAGCCGCGCGGCCATGTCGATGGGCATCACCCCTGCGGATGCCGAGCCCGTCACCCGCAACCAGTCGGTCGCCCCGCTGCCGGCCTCGGCGATCACCGCAGTGTTCGACCTCGCCCCGAACGCCGTTGCCGTGGCCGATGACGACACCGGCTCCTACGTGCTGCAGCTGCGCAACGTGGTGAGCTTCGATCCCTCCACGCCCGACGCGCAGGCGATGCTGGCCCGGGCGAAGACCCAGCTCGGCCAGTCGATGACCGAGGACGTGATGCAGGCCTATGTCGCCGCGCTGGAGAACGCAGAGGACGGGCTGCAGGTGGACATGAACGCGGTCGACACCGTGCTGAGCCAGATGCGCTGA